The following proteins are co-located in the Dehalococcoides mccartyi 195 genome:
- the mutS gene encoding DNA mismatch repair protein MutS: protein MENITPLRKQYLDIKKNYPEAIVFFRLGDFYETFEEDARIAARELEIVLTSREMGKGLKVPLAGIPYHALDNYLSRLINRGYKVAICEQVTKPGETKGLVKRQVTRLVTPGTVVEPNLLDSKQNNFLLSLYLTEDSCGLAFADISTSEFGCTQLDINGLEAEINRLNPAEIILPKSQSLNLPLHLKATISKLDGYYFEADVARERLLKHFECQNLSAYGCENLPLAVSAAGALLNYLEETQKSSLKQLERLAAYTISDYMQIDSHTLSNLEIFRSSGGNSLKGSLLGVLDQTKTAMGGRLLRKFLGQPLLRQEDIEKRLSAVDYFFEESLARASLAKALGQIADMERIANRIRQKTILPKELISLKNSLETVSAIHRQFGLMPPPRLAYFLNGLKPLPEMLDIVNEAINDDPPSTLGEGKVIRSGFNPEMDKLCSLAGDARTFLSQMEAREREQTGIKSLKLGYNRVFGYYIEVSNANLADIPQNYIRKQTLVNAERFITPELKEYENLILNAKERLLEMETGLYEQVLNQLGGFYSALLSNAAALASLDVLSAFAEVAVRNGYVRPLFHSENSLVIHRGRHPMVEQGLGYGSFAANDISLSAEDCQIIILTGPNMAGKSTYLKQTALIVLMAQIGSYVPAETAELCLTDRIFSRIGAREDLSAGQSTFMVEMVETASILNTATSRSLLILDEIGRGTSTYDGLAIAQAVVEYIHSQPSLHAKTLFATHYHELVELANYLPRVKNYNIAVSEDRGEVVFLHRIVPGGVDKSYGIHVAKLAGLPGWVIKRAYEVLTELENPAKKEPKIRNCQPQLLLPLTEQTSALAEEIKGLEIESLTPLAALNKLYELKKKAEEQGL, encoded by the coding sequence ATGGAAAATATAACTCCCCTGCGTAAACAATACCTGGATATAAAAAAGAACTACCCCGAAGCGATAGTCTTTTTCCGCTTGGGAGACTTTTACGAAACCTTTGAAGAAGACGCCCGTATAGCCGCCCGCGAACTGGAAATAGTCCTTACCAGCCGCGAAATGGGCAAAGGGCTGAAAGTGCCGCTGGCCGGCATACCTTACCACGCCCTGGATAACTACCTCTCACGCCTTATAAACCGCGGCTACAAGGTAGCCATTTGCGAACAGGTAACCAAACCGGGCGAAACCAAGGGCTTAGTGAAAAGGCAGGTGACCCGTCTGGTGACCCCCGGTACGGTAGTTGAGCCGAACCTGCTGGATAGCAAACAGAACAATTTTCTGCTCAGCCTGTACCTGACCGAAGACAGCTGCGGGCTGGCCTTTGCGGATATATCCACCTCGGAGTTCGGCTGTACCCAGCTGGATATAAACGGGCTGGAAGCCGAAATAAACCGCCTGAACCCGGCGGAAATAATACTGCCTAAAAGCCAGAGCTTAAACCTGCCACTGCATCTGAAAGCCACTATAAGCAAGCTGGATGGATACTATTTTGAAGCAGACGTGGCCCGTGAACGTTTACTTAAGCACTTTGAGTGCCAGAACCTTTCCGCTTACGGCTGTGAAAACCTGCCGCTGGCCGTTTCGGCGGCGGGTGCTCTGCTTAACTATCTGGAGGAAACCCAGAAATCATCCCTGAAGCAGCTGGAAAGGCTGGCCGCTTATACTATATCTGACTATATGCAGATAGACAGCCATACGCTTTCCAATCTGGAAATCTTCCGCTCAAGCGGCGGGAACTCCCTCAAAGGGTCTTTACTGGGGGTGCTTGACCAGACCAAAACAGCTATGGGCGGCAGGCTTCTCCGCAAGTTTTTAGGACAGCCGCTGCTTAGGCAGGAAGATATTGAAAAGCGGCTTTCGGCGGTGGATTATTTTTTTGAAGAGAGTCTGGCACGCGCCAGCCTTGCCAAAGCACTGGGACAGATTGCCGATATGGAGCGGATAGCCAACCGTATCCGCCAGAAAACCATACTCCCCAAGGAGCTGATTTCACTTAAAAACAGCTTGGAAACTGTTTCCGCCATTCACCGCCAGTTCGGGCTTATGCCGCCGCCCCGTTTGGCATATTTTCTAAACGGGCTTAAACCCCTGCCCGAAATGCTGGACATTGTAAACGAAGCTATTAACGATGACCCGCCCTCCACCCTGGGTGAAGGCAAAGTAATACGGTCAGGTTTCAACCCCGAAATGGATAAACTCTGCTCTCTGGCCGGGGACGCCAGAACATTCCTTTCCCAGATGGAAGCCCGTGAACGGGAACAGACCGGCATAAAATCACTGAAGCTGGGGTATAACCGGGTTTTCGGGTATTACATAGAGGTGTCCAATGCCAATCTGGCTGACATACCCCAAAACTATATCCGCAAGCAAACGCTGGTAAATGCTGAAAGGTTTATAACCCCCGAACTGAAAGAATACGAAAACCTTATCTTAAATGCTAAAGAACGCCTGCTGGAAATGGAAACCGGGCTTTACGAGCAGGTTTTAAACCAGCTGGGGGGCTTTTACTCCGCTTTGCTCTCAAACGCCGCCGCTTTGGCATCTTTAGACGTACTTTCAGCCTTTGCCGAAGTAGCGGTACGAAACGGCTATGTCCGCCCGCTCTTTCACTCTGAAAACAGCCTGGTTATCCATAGAGGCCGCCACCCCATGGTGGAACAGGGGCTGGGATACGGCAGTTTTGCAGCTAATGACATTTCCCTGTCCGCCGAAGACTGCCAGATAATTATCCTGACCGGCCCCAATATGGCCGGTAAATCCACTTATCTTAAGCAGACCGCCCTTATTGTGCTGATGGCCCAGATAGGTTCTTATGTTCCGGCAGAAACCGCCGAACTCTGCCTGACAGACCGTATTTTCAGCCGCATCGGGGCAAGGGAGGATTTAAGTGCCGGGCAGTCTACCTTCATGGTGGAAATGGTGGAAACAGCATCTATACTGAATACTGCCACCAGCCGCTCCCTGCTGATACTGGACGAAATAGGCCGCGGCACCAGTACCTATGACGGGCTGGCCATTGCCCAGGCGGTTGTGGAGTATATTCATTCGCAGCCTTCACTGCATGCCAAAACGCTCTTTGCCACCCACTATCACGAACTGGTGGAGCTGGCAAACTATCTGCCCAGAGTAAAAAACTACAATATTGCGGTCAGTGAAGACCGGGGGGAAGTGGTTTTCCTGCACAGGATAGTCCCCGGCGGAGTAGATAAAAGTTACGGTATTCACGTGGCTAAACTGGCCGGGCTGCCGGGGTGGGTTATAAAGCGGGCTTACGAAGTGCTTACAGAACTTGAAAATCCTGCTAAAAAAGAGCCGAAAATACGCAACTGCCAGCCGCAGCTTCTGCTGCCCCTGACAGAGCAGACTTCGGCGCTGGCAGAGGAAATAAAAGGGCTGGAAATAGAATCTCTGACGCCGCTTGCAGCTCTTAACAAACTTTACGAACTGAAAAAGAAGGCCGAAGAACAGGGGCTTTAA